A window of Sphingorhabdus lacus contains these coding sequences:
- the rnc gene encoding ribonuclease III has translation MTEKSQADWLADLLPEKPTDIELYNRALTHGSTGQPDYQRLEFLGDRILGLVISEMLYRRYPDEAEGRLSHRLNALVAGSTCAEIARQINLNTYIRLGKQARDDGAQQSDNVLGDAMEAIIGALYLDQGLEAARGFIERLWGTMIETAQGAPKHPKSALQEWCAANGRKVPDYQITKKEGPPHAMRFEITVTVKGFDPVSASANSKQAAETAAALAFLEAYA, from the coding sequence TTGACCGAGAAGTCCCAAGCCGACTGGCTGGCTGATTTACTGCCAGAAAAACCAACCGACATTGAACTTTACAACCGTGCGCTCACGCATGGAAGCACAGGGCAGCCGGATTACCAGCGCCTTGAGTTTTTGGGGGACCGGATTCTGGGCCTCGTCATTTCGGAAATGCTGTACCGGCGCTATCCGGATGAGGCCGAGGGCCGTTTATCCCATCGGTTAAACGCACTCGTTGCAGGCAGCACATGCGCCGAAATTGCACGGCAGATCAATCTCAACACTTATATACGGCTGGGCAAACAGGCACGCGACGATGGCGCGCAGCAGAGCGACAATGTGCTGGGCGATGCCATGGAAGCTATCATTGGCGCGCTCTATCTCGATCAAGGTCTGGAGGCAGCACGCGGTTTTATCGAACGGCTTTGGGGCACGATGATCGAAACCGCACAAGGTGCGCCCAAGCATCCGAAATCTGCACTACAGGAATGGTGTGCGGCCAATGGTCGTAAAGTACCCGATTACCAAATCACAAAAAAGGAAGGCCCACCCCACGCCATGCGCTTTGAAATTACTGTTACCGTGAAAGGCTTCGATCCGGTCAGCGCGTCGGCGAACAGCAAACAGGCCGCCGAAACGGCCGCTGCCCTCGCCTTTCTGGAGGCCTACGCATGA
- the era gene encoding GTPase Era: MTKRCGHVAIIGAPNAGKSTLVNALVGQKVAIVSPKAQTTRTRMLGVALQGDTQIILVDTPGIFAAQRRLDRAMVAAAWDGAGDADLIALIVDGRAGAGPKVEKILQGLKDRPERKWLVLNKVDIAAKEKLLSLTSKITDICAFEQIYFISAATGDGLDEFKTALADAMPEGEWHFPEDQVSDATDRLIASEITREQLYLQLHEELPYASAVETEKYVERDDGSLEIHQQILVARPTQRAIVLGKGGTRIKAIGEAARTELAKLMGVRVHLYLHVKVHAKWDEDRSLYRDIGLEWVE, encoded by the coding sequence ATGACAAAAAGATGCGGGCATGTCGCCATTATCGGCGCACCAAATGCGGGTAAATCGACGCTCGTAAACGCGTTGGTCGGGCAAAAGGTCGCCATTGTCAGTCCGAAGGCGCAGACCACCCGAACCCGTATGTTGGGTGTCGCCCTGCAGGGTGACACGCAGATTATATTGGTGGACACACCAGGCATTTTCGCCGCCCAACGCCGTCTTGACCGCGCGATGGTGGCGGCCGCTTGGGACGGTGCTGGTGATGCCGATCTCATCGCCCTGATCGTTGACGGGCGGGCCGGTGCAGGGCCAAAGGTCGAAAAAATTCTGCAAGGCCTGAAAGACCGTCCCGAACGCAAATGGCTGGTTCTGAACAAGGTCGATATTGCGGCGAAGGAAAAGCTCCTGTCGCTGACCTCCAAGATCACCGATATCTGTGCTTTTGAGCAAATCTATTTCATCAGCGCAGCTACCGGCGATGGGCTTGACGAGTTCAAAACCGCTTTGGCCGATGCCATGCCCGAGGGCGAATGGCATTTTCCGGAGGATCAGGTTTCAGACGCCACCGATCGCTTGATCGCATCGGAAATCACGCGGGAACAACTTTATCTGCAACTCCATGAAGAGTTGCCCTATGCAAGCGCAGTTGAAACCGAAAAATATGTCGAGCGGGACGACGGCTCGCTGGAAATCCACCAGCAAATATTGGTGGCTCGTCCGACCCAACGCGCCATCGTGCTCGGCAAAGGCGGAACCCGCATTAAAGCGATCGGTGAAGCTGCGCGTACCGAACTCGCCAAATTGATGGGCGTGCGGGTGCATCTTTACCTGCACGTGAAAGTGCATGCCAAATGGGACGAGGACCGCAGCCTGTACCGCGATATCGGACTGGAATGGGTGGAGTAG
- the topA gene encoding type I DNA topoisomerase, with translation MQLVIVESPAKAKTIEKYLGPGYKVLASYGHIRDLPPKDGSVDPDNGFEMLWDNYADKAKQLKAITDEAKKADGLILATDPDREGEAISWHVQEVLAKKKALPKNVGRVTFNAITKAAVTEAMARPRELDIDLIDAYRARRALDYLVGFTLSPVLWRKLPGAKSAGRVQSVALRLIVERDREIEAFRPQEYWSVKANMEHKGQKFEARLTRHLGVKLDKMDLKTESDAEVARLAVETGNFRIETVETKPVTRNPQPPFTTSTLQQEAARKLGFSASHTMRIAQGLYEDGAITYMRTDGVQMDGSAISAARKTISDRFDSGYLPEKPRIYQTKAKNAQEAHEAIRPTDFSKDKAGSGDHGRLYDLIYKRAMASQMASARLERTTVDMLDGTGQTGLRATGQVMKFPGFLAVYEEGLDDSEGEDSAILPPMTAGDAPAKHAVEKTQHFTQPPPRFSEATLVKRLEELGIGRPSTYASTIQVLKDRAYVRVEKNRFFAEESGRLLTAFLERFFERYVAYDYTAGLEDQLDDISGGRAQWQAFLETFWRDFKPKTVEVMDQKPSDITAELDKFLSPYLFPEREDGSDPRLCPKCGEGRLALRGGKFGAFVACSNYPDCKYTRKFAQPGGENGEDTGPEVLGVHPETQLEVSRKSGRFGPYVEIGEGKEAKRASIPKDVPAEDFGLEWAVKLLSLPRTVGLHPESGEPVTASIGRYGPYLAHAGKYARLTSTAEVFETGMNSAVVKLAEAAANPGRGRGAARAPLKELGKHPRTEAEIKLMEGRFGPYVTDGTTNATLPKSIAPDALTLEEAAQLIDTRAAMPSKGKPKKKAAPKKKAPAKKAKKAAAKAE, from the coding sequence ATGCAATTAGTCATCGTTGAATCACCTGCAAAAGCCAAGACAATCGAGAAGTATCTGGGCCCTGGCTACAAGGTGCTTGCTTCCTATGGACATATTCGGGATCTGCCGCCGAAAGATGGATCGGTTGACCCGGACAACGGCTTTGAAATGCTGTGGGACAATTATGCCGACAAGGCGAAGCAGTTAAAGGCGATCACCGATGAAGCCAAAAAAGCGGACGGCCTGATACTCGCAACTGACCCCGATCGCGAAGGTGAAGCCATCAGTTGGCATGTTCAGGAAGTGTTGGCGAAGAAAAAGGCGCTTCCCAAAAATGTAGGGCGCGTGACGTTCAACGCCATTACCAAGGCGGCAGTCACCGAAGCCATGGCGCGCCCGCGCGAACTCGATATCGACCTGATCGACGCCTATCGCGCCCGACGCGCGCTTGATTATCTGGTCGGCTTCACGCTTTCACCCGTGTTATGGCGCAAACTGCCCGGCGCAAAATCCGCCGGTCGTGTGCAGTCCGTTGCGCTCCGCCTTATTGTTGAACGTGACCGGGAAATAGAGGCTTTTCGTCCGCAGGAATATTGGTCGGTTAAGGCCAATATGGAGCATAAGGGCCAGAAATTCGAAGCCCGTTTAACTCGGCATCTGGGCGTAAAGCTCGACAAGATGGATTTGAAAACAGAAAGCGATGCAGAGGTAGCGCGTCTGGCAGTAGAGACGGGTAATTTCCGGATCGAGACCGTCGAAACGAAGCCGGTAACCCGCAACCCACAACCTCCGTTCACAACGTCTACCTTACAGCAAGAAGCTGCGCGGAAGCTTGGCTTCTCCGCAAGTCACACCATGCGCATTGCGCAGGGTCTCTACGAAGATGGCGCCATCACCTATATGCGGACCGACGGTGTGCAGATGGACGGCAGCGCCATTTCGGCGGCCCGAAAAACAATCTCTGATCGTTTCGACAGCGGTTATCTTCCGGAAAAACCACGCATCTACCAAACCAAGGCCAAAAATGCCCAGGAAGCGCACGAAGCGATCCGGCCGACTGACTTTTCGAAAGACAAGGCCGGGTCGGGGGATCATGGCCGTCTTTATGACCTGATCTACAAACGTGCGATGGCGAGCCAGATGGCGTCAGCACGCTTGGAACGCACTACCGTGGATATGCTGGACGGCACTGGACAAACCGGACTGCGCGCGACGGGCCAGGTGATGAAATTCCCCGGATTTCTTGCTGTTTATGAAGAAGGTCTGGACGATAGCGAGGGCGAAGACAGCGCGATTTTGCCGCCGATGACTGCAGGTGATGCGCCAGCAAAACATGCCGTCGAAAAGACCCAGCATTTCACTCAACCCCCGCCCCGTTTCTCCGAAGCGACCTTGGTCAAGCGGTTGGAAGAGCTCGGTATTGGTCGGCCTTCAACCTATGCGTCGACCATTCAGGTATTGAAAGACCGGGCCTATGTCCGTGTCGAGAAAAACCGTTTCTTTGCAGAGGAATCGGGGCGTCTTCTCACGGCATTTCTGGAACGGTTTTTCGAACGCTACGTCGCCTATGATTACACGGCGGGGCTGGAAGACCAGCTGGACGACATCAGTGGGGGACGGGCCCAGTGGCAGGCATTTCTGGAAACGTTCTGGCGTGATTTCAAGCCCAAGACCGTCGAGGTGATGGACCAGAAGCCGTCGGATATTACCGCTGAACTCGACAAATTCCTGTCCCCCTATCTCTTCCCGGAACGCGAAGACGGCAGTGATCCACGCCTATGTCCAAAGTGCGGTGAAGGACGCCTTGCATTGCGCGGCGGTAAGTTCGGCGCTTTTGTGGCGTGCTCCAACTATCCGGATTGCAAATATACACGGAAATTCGCGCAACCTGGCGGCGAAAATGGCGAGGATACCGGTCCCGAAGTCCTCGGTGTTCATCCGGAAACCCAGTTGGAAGTTAGCCGCAAGTCAGGTCGTTTTGGCCCTTATGTGGAAATTGGAGAAGGAAAAGAGGCCAAACGCGCTTCGATCCCCAAGGATGTGCCTGCAGAAGATTTTGGTTTGGAGTGGGCCGTTAAACTGCTTTCGCTTCCACGCACAGTCGGGCTTCATCCTGAGAGCGGAGAGCCGGTTACGGCGTCCATTGGACGCTATGGCCCCTATCTTGCGCACGCCGGTAAATATGCGCGTTTAACGTCGACCGCCGAAGTGTTCGAGACAGGCATGAACAGCGCAGTCGTCAAATTGGCAGAGGCGGCTGCGAACCCCGGGCGTGGTCGCGGTGCAGCGCGGGCTCCCTTGAAGGAACTGGGCAAGCACCCGCGTACGGAAGCTGAAATAAAGCTGATGGAAGGTCGCTTCGGTCCCTATGTCACCGACGGAACGACCAACGCGACACTGCCCAAATCAATTGCACCCGATGCCCTAACTTTGGAAGAAGCCGCGCAACTCATTGATACGCGCGCCGCCATGCCGTCGAAGGGCAAGCCTAAAAAGAAAGCCGCGCCGAAGAAAAAGGCACCGGCCAAAAAAGCAAAGAAAGCTGCGGCCAAGGCGGAGTGA
- the murI gene encoding glutamate racemase: protein MPAIDTDAPLLFFDSGIGGLSVLQAVRKSLPTAPIVYAADYAGLPYGTKSEAEIMARVPALLGRLVERYRPRLVTIACNTACTIALSHVRAALDVPVVGTVPAIKPAAESTRTGVIGLLGTAATIRQAYVDRLQTAHAPGMTLLRHAAPELVHAAESKLRGEAPDPSIFSRAMQGLTLLPDGDRLDVTALGCTHFPLVQDELSAACPRMRFVDGSAGIARRIRYLTAGQEWPAESSEGVFVTTGSLADVEGLQTALHSYGLTQIKSL, encoded by the coding sequence ATGCCTGCAATCGACACAGACGCCCCGTTATTATTTTTTGATTCCGGGATTGGCGGCCTGTCGGTGCTTCAGGCTGTGCGGAAAAGTCTGCCGACTGCGCCGATTGTATATGCCGCCGATTATGCCGGTTTACCCTATGGAACCAAAAGTGAAGCCGAAATTATGGCGCGTGTACCAGCACTGCTGGGACGACTGGTTGAACGATACAGGCCACGACTAGTCACCATCGCCTGCAACACCGCCTGCACGATCGCACTATCCCATGTCCGCGCCGCGTTGGATGTTCCAGTCGTGGGTACGGTTCCGGCAATCAAACCAGCAGCAGAATCAACGCGTACGGGAGTTATCGGGCTGCTGGGGACAGCCGCAACCATAAGGCAGGCCTATGTTGACCGGTTGCAAACGGCACATGCGCCCGGAATGACCCTGCTGCGTCATGCCGCGCCTGAGTTGGTGCATGCGGCGGAAAGCAAGTTACGGGGCGAAGCTCCGGATCCTTCCATTTTTTCCCGGGCGATGCAGGGTCTGACGCTGCTTCCCGACGGTGACCGTTTGGATGTCACTGCTTTGGGCTGCACCCACTTTCCACTGGTCCAGGACGAACTGTCTGCGGCATGCCCACGAATGCGTTTCGTGGATGGCTCCGCCGGAATTGCGCGCCGGATACGCTATTTGACCGCAGGACAGGAGTGGCCCGCCGAGTCTTCCGAAGGTGTTTTCGTCACCACAGGATCGTTGGCAGATGTGGAGGGTCTGCAAACTGCGTTACATTCCTATGGTTTGACGCAGATCAAATCACTGTGA
- the lepB gene encoding signal peptidase I, whose amino-acid sequence MSGKSASEWREYGTFLLKLALFVFILRSFIVSPFNIPSESMQPRLLIGDYLLVAKWPYGYSKYSLPFSLPLIPDRVFASEPKRGDVVVFKAPPSLKDDYIKRVIGLPGDVIQMRAGVLEINGVAVKKERIADLVIPVTDNMKEAASLEGTQFPCWRQDFEEPAKNGGTQCRYPRYKETLPEGKSYEILDLDDALPGDDTEAFVVGEGKLFLMGDNRDRSADSRFPADGKAIGIVPQEYLVGRALVTVFSTDGSSRWLLPWTWFSAARPERIGQGF is encoded by the coding sequence ATCAGCGGCAAGTCAGCGTCCGAATGGCGCGAATATGGTACGTTTCTTCTGAAACTCGCTCTGTTTGTGTTTATCTTACGCAGTTTCATTGTCTCGCCTTTCAATATTCCTTCGGAATCCATGCAACCCAGATTGTTAATCGGCGATTATCTGCTGGTGGCCAAATGGCCCTATGGCTATTCCAAATACAGCCTTCCATTCTCCCTCCCGCTTATCCCCGACAGAGTCTTCGCATCTGAGCCCAAACGGGGTGATGTGGTGGTGTTCAAAGCGCCGCCATCATTGAAGGACGACTATATCAAACGTGTTATCGGCCTGCCCGGTGACGTTATCCAGATGCGCGCAGGCGTGCTCGAAATTAACGGCGTGGCTGTGAAGAAAGAACGGATTGCCGATCTGGTCATTCCGGTCACGGACAATATGAAAGAGGCCGCGTCGCTCGAAGGAACACAGTTCCCCTGCTGGCGTCAGGATTTTGAAGAGCCTGCAAAGAATGGCGGCACCCAATGTCGTTATCCACGTTACAAAGAAACGCTTCCCGAGGGTAAATCCTACGAGATATTGGACTTAGATGATGCGTTGCCCGGCGACGATACCGAAGCCTTTGTTGTTGGTGAGGGCAAACTGTTCCTGATGGGTGACAACCGCGACCGGAGCGCAGACAGCCGCTTTCCTGCCGATGGCAAGGCAATCGGCATCGTGCCGCAGGAATATCTTGTCGGACGCGCACTTGTGACGGTGTTCTCGACCGATGGCTCTTCGCGTTGGCTGTTGCCATGGACATGGTTCAGCGCGGCACGGCCGGAACGGATTGGACAGGGATTTTGA
- the dprA gene encoding DNA-processing protein DprA has translation MPFGEETIDKLRLIRTPHIGPVSYRQLMARVGSARAALDALPDLVMRGGGKQLKVASRESVETEMKAVATLGARYLFMDDADYPQWLLHIDNAPPVLTIKGRMELLDHPLVAMVGARNASAGACRFSRTLAYDLGQGGIMVVSGLARGIDTAAHIGSLDSGTVAVIAGGMDIYYPPENRELQGAIADRGLLIAEQPPGTEPRARHFPYRNRIIAGLAKATVVVEAAPKSGSLITARLAAEAGREVMAVPGSPLDPRSQGCNQLIREGATLVQNASEIAELLGPIDSRMAFPASPPQPMQLSFEGESEPARRAITDLLGMSYVAVDELVRQSGGSQAVVQTVLLELELSGRLERGAGGKVRLTA, from the coding sequence ATGCCGTTTGGCGAAGAAACCATTGATAAACTGCGCCTGATCCGCACTCCGCACATAGGACCTGTATCGTACCGGCAGCTTATGGCCCGGGTCGGCAGTGCCAGGGCGGCGCTGGACGCGTTACCCGACCTGGTTATGCGTGGCGGAGGCAAACAACTGAAAGTTGCAAGCCGTGAATCGGTCGAAACGGAGATGAAGGCGGTTGCGACCTTGGGTGCCCGTTATCTGTTTATGGATGATGCAGACTATCCTCAGTGGTTGTTGCATATCGATAATGCTCCGCCGGTTTTGACAATCAAGGGCAGAATGGAACTGCTGGATCATCCTTTGGTGGCGATGGTGGGGGCACGTAATGCCTCGGCGGGTGCGTGCAGATTTTCACGGACGCTTGCATATGATCTGGGGCAGGGCGGGATAATGGTCGTTTCGGGATTAGCCCGCGGGATAGACACCGCGGCGCATATCGGGTCGCTGGATAGCGGGACGGTCGCGGTGATCGCAGGCGGAATGGATATCTATTACCCTCCGGAAAACCGGGAATTGCAGGGGGCTATCGCAGACCGTGGACTGTTAATTGCAGAACAGCCGCCGGGCACCGAACCACGTGCCCGGCATTTTCCATATCGTAATCGCATAATCGCCGGTTTAGCCAAAGCTACGGTCGTGGTCGAAGCCGCCCCGAAGTCGGGCTCACTGATCACGGCGCGGTTGGCAGCGGAAGCAGGGCGGGAGGTCATGGCTGTTCCAGGTTCGCCACTCGACCCCCGATCACAGGGCTGTAACCAGCTGATACGGGAAGGCGCGACCTTGGTGCAGAACGCGTCCGAGATTGCGGAGCTTCTTGGTCCGATTGATTCCCGCATGGCATTTCCGGCCTCGCCCCCGCAACCGATGCAGCTTTCCTTTGAAGGTGAAAGCGAACCGGCACGACGGGCGATCACGGACCTATTGGGTATGAGTTATGTTGCTGTGGATGAACTCGTCCGTCAGTCTGGCGGAAGCCAGGCCGTGGTCCAGACCGTTTTGCTCGAACTAGAATTGTCTGGACGATTGGAACGTGGAGCGGGTGGAAAAGTGCGTTTGACAGCATGA
- the hemA gene encoding 5-aminolevulinate synthase, giving the protein MNYDAVFEKAIDRLHAEGRYRVFIDILRNKGAYPNARCFAGHNGPKPITVWCSNDYLCMGQHPKVITAMEEALHDVGAGSGGTRNIGGNTHYHIELEQELADLHGKGSALLFTSGYVSNDATLSTLAKVLPGCIIYSDELNHASMIAGIRNAGCEKRVWRHNDLAHLEELLAADDPEAPKLIAFESVYSMDGDVAPIEAICDLADKYNALTYCDEVHAVGMYGARGGGITERDGVADRVTIIEGTLGKAFGVMGGYIAADQKIVDVIRSYAPGFIFTTSLSPVLVAGVLAAVKHLKASSEERDAQQANAAMLKTLFADAGLPVMMSNTHIVPLMVGDPVKAKKISDTLLAEYGVYVQPINYPTVPRGTERLRFTPGPQHDETMMRELTDALVEIWERFELRIAQAA; this is encoded by the coding sequence GTGAATTATGATGCTGTTTTCGAAAAAGCTATCGATCGTCTCCATGCCGAGGGCCGCTATCGCGTTTTCATAGACATTCTGCGCAATAAAGGCGCTTATCCGAATGCGCGCTGCTTTGCCGGACATAATGGCCCCAAGCCAATCACCGTATGGTGCTCCAATGACTATCTCTGCATGGGTCAGCACCCTAAGGTGATTACCGCAATGGAAGAGGCTTTGCACGACGTAGGTGCCGGATCGGGCGGCACACGGAATATCGGCGGCAACACCCACTACCATATCGAATTGGAACAGGAACTCGCCGACCTGCACGGCAAGGGCAGCGCGTTGCTGTTCACCTCGGGCTATGTGTCGAACGACGCGACCTTGTCGACCTTGGCGAAGGTTTTGCCGGGCTGCATTATCTATTCCGACGAACTCAATCACGCATCGATGATTGCCGGTATCCGCAATGCAGGATGCGAAAAGCGCGTGTGGCGCCATAATGATCTGGCTCATCTTGAAGAGCTGTTGGCCGCCGACGATCCCGAAGCGCCGAAACTGATCGCTTTTGAAAGCGTCTATTCGATGGATGGCGACGTTGCCCCTATCGAAGCCATCTGCGATTTGGCCGACAAGTATAACGCCCTCACCTATTGTGACGAAGTCCATGCCGTTGGCATGTATGGCGCACGCGGCGGCGGCATTACCGAGCGCGACGGGGTAGCGGACCGCGTTACCATCATCGAAGGCACATTGGGCAAGGCCTTTGGCGTGATGGGTGGTTATATCGCCGCCGACCAGAAAATCGTCGATGTCATCCGCAGCTACGCACCAGGCTTCATCTTCACCACGTCGCTTTCACCTGTTTTGGTTGCTGGTGTATTAGCGGCCGTAAAACATCTGAAAGCGTCCAGCGAAGAGCGTGATGCCCAGCAAGCAAATGCGGCCATGCTGAAAACTCTATTTGCCGATGCAGGCCTTCCGGTGATGATGAGCAACACGCACATCGTCCCGTTGATGGTCGGTGACCCGGTCAAGGCAAAGAAAATCAGCGACACCTTGCTGGCGGAATATGGCGTCTATGTTCAGCCGATCAATTACCCGACGGTGCCGCGCGGTACCGAGCGTCTGCGTTTTACACCGGGTCCACAGCATGATGAAACCATGATGCGCGAGTTGACCGATGCCTTGGTGGAAATCTGGGAACGCTTTGAATTGCGTATCGCGCAGGCGGCCTAG
- a CDS encoding threonine ammonia-lyase, whose protein sequence is MTEQELLSPNRKPTHAGVQRAMDKVAAILPQTPLLPLEVDGVTIWCKAEMLQPIGAFKIRGAWHRLTDLTDDQRRKGVVGVSSGNHAQGLAWAAKRLGVAATIVMPSNAPKMKLAATRALGASVVLYDRATESRDAVASELIDRNGGTLVHAFGDPWVIEGQGSAGLEIAAQLRAIGLDGPDQIVACCGGGGLAAGLSLACPDTEMVIVEPEGWDDIIRSLEAGKILPVEDLTYPTQCDALQTPQTYPINFEVLQRRVSKGVSVSTQEVAAAMRLAFEKLHLVVEPGGAVALAAVLAGKVSLKPVTAVTLSGGNVDRETFIQMIG, encoded by the coding sequence ATGACAGAACAAGAATTGCTCTCGCCAAATCGCAAGCCAACCCATGCGGGTGTCCAGCGTGCAATGGATAAAGTGGCTGCAATCCTGCCGCAAACGCCACTTTTGCCGCTGGAGGTCGATGGTGTAACGATATGGTGTAAAGCCGAGATGCTCCAGCCGATCGGTGCCTTTAAGATTCGCGGTGCATGGCATCGTTTGACGGATTTGACGGACGATCAGCGTCGCAAAGGCGTGGTCGGCGTTTCCAGTGGAAACCATGCGCAAGGTTTGGCCTGGGCTGCAAAGCGCTTGGGTGTCGCGGCGACCATTGTCATGCCGTCCAACGCTCCTAAGATGAAATTGGCCGCCACGCGCGCATTAGGCGCATCGGTCGTGCTTTATGACCGCGCAACCGAGTCCCGCGACGCCGTTGCCTCCGAACTAATCGACCGCAATGGTGGGACATTGGTGCATGCCTTTGGCGATCCGTGGGTTATCGAAGGGCAGGGCAGCGCAGGATTGGAAATCGCCGCCCAATTGCGTGCCATAGGCCTAGATGGTCCTGACCAGATTGTTGCCTGCTGCGGTGGCGGCGGTCTTGCCGCCGGGCTTTCCTTGGCGTGCCCCGATACGGAGATGGTAATTGTAGAGCCGGAAGGTTGGGATGATATCATCCGTTCCTTGGAAGCCGGCAAGATACTACCCGTCGAGGACCTGACCTATCCAACGCAATGCGACGCACTGCAAACGCCGCAGACATATCCGATCAACTTTGAAGTCCTTCAGCGCCGGGTTTCGAAGGGTGTGTCGGTTTCCACACAAGAGGTCGCGGCCGCCATGCGTCTGGCATTTGAAAAACTGCACCTTGTGGTCGAACCCGGGGGTGCCGTTGCGTTGGCTGCTGTTTTGGCTGGAAAGGTATCGCTAAAGCCCGTCACCGCCGTGACACTGTCCGGCGGGAATGTGGATCGCGAAACCTTTATTCAGATGATCGGCTAG
- the plsY gene encoding glycerol-3-phosphate 1-O-acyltransferase PlsY, whose protein sequence is MTAFWLNMIFALGLGYGLGSIPFGLLLTKAAGGGDIRSIGSGNIGATNVLRTGRKGLAALTLLLDLLKGFAAVWIAGHFFPGAELAAAAGAFFGHLYPVWLKFKGGKGVATYAGIMFGLFWQGGVVYAITWIGALLIFRISSVGGLLAALMAPVAAAYFERYDLVPLLCACTLIIFWKHQANISNLINGTEPKIGKSKD, encoded by the coding sequence ATGACAGCCTTTTGGCTCAATATGATATTTGCGTTGGGTTTGGGCTATGGGCTTGGTTCCATTCCTTTCGGGCTTTTGCTGACCAAAGCAGCCGGTGGAGGCGATATCCGGTCCATCGGTTCGGGTAATATCGGCGCGACCAATGTGCTTCGGACAGGCCGAAAGGGCCTAGCCGCCCTGACTTTGCTTCTGGATTTACTCAAAGGCTTTGCCGCGGTGTGGATTGCCGGGCACTTTTTCCCAGGCGCCGAACTGGCTGCGGCCGCGGGGGCATTTTTTGGTCACCTCTACCCTGTTTGGCTCAAATTCAAGGGCGGCAAGGGCGTCGCCACCTACGCAGGTATCATGTTCGGCCTGTTCTGGCAGGGAGGGGTCGTTTACGCGATTACATGGATTGGAGCATTGCTCATCTTCCGAATATCATCGGTAGGTGGGTTGCTCGCTGCCTTGATGGCGCCAGTCGCGGCCGCTTATTTTGAACGTTACGACCTGGTTCCGCTTCTGTGCGCATGCACATTGATCATATTCTGGAAACATCAGGCAAATATCAGTAATTTGATCAACGGAACAGAACCCAAGATCGGTAAAAGCAAAGACTGA